Proteins encoded in a region of the Planococcus citri chromosome 1, ihPlaCitr1.1, whole genome shotgun sequence genome:
- the LOC135842275 gene encoding uncharacterized protein LOC135842275 yields MKFLFHVLFISLISMYCCSAKCKFGEINYKEENDEEVVLKHYLSHKLSFSNVWNNILRGRFIDPVTNLLTSDKQSLCECVYEKAYGGEAEPHTLDEQKAQLSQRKLRQIFKKDGTATQKLELVVKCEVDKKTFFLSQGYQSYEDRNVHDVYAYELNDKNQMQFKGMVEKLNFSDIDKHPLYNKFVYHFMNANLADKHES; encoded by the exons ATGAAATTCCTATTCCACGTTCTTTTTATTTCGCTCATCTCGATGTACTGTTGTAGCGCTAAGTGCAAGTTTGGTGAAATCAAttataaagaagaaaatgatgaaGAGGTTGTGTTGAAGCATTACTTATCTCATAAACTATCATTTAGTAATGTTT GGAATAACATCTTACGAGGCAGATTCATCGATCCCGTCACAAATTTATTAACCTCGGATAAACAAAGCCTATGTGAATGCGTATACGAAAAAGCATACGGAGGTGAAGCCGAACCACACACCTTGGACGAGcagaaagctcaactttcacAACGTAAACTTCGACAGATATTCAAAAAAGATGGCACAGCGACTCAAAAACTTGAACTGGTGGTGAAATGTGAAGTAGACAAAAAGACATTCTTTTTGTCGCAAGGATACCAGTCCTACGAAGATCGCAATGTTCACGATGTCTACGCTTACGAACTGAACGATAAAAATCAGATGCAGTTCAAAggaatggttgaaaaattaaatttttctgataTCGATAAGCATCCTTTGTATAATAAGTTCGTCTATCATTTCATGAACGCTAATTTAGCCGATAAGCATGAATCGTAA